From the Desulfovibrio sp. JC010 genome, one window contains:
- a CDS encoding ATP-binding protein, translating into MKCKVCKAKAVVSLPSHNAAFCEEHYNNFFMKQVAQGIKNRNLLERDDKVLVALSGGKDSLGLMYALAELGYDVTGLHIDLGIFDSSVKARTVVEDFCKDKGYPLRVVELEKEGVPIPLIKKHIRRPICAICGKFKRHYFNKVAIEEGYTALATGHNLDDEVARLFANTLRWDQGYLSDQGPVLPAENGFAKKVKPLFRVTEYESAVFSFLSDIPYHHLPCPYSSGASFTGHKMLWRDMELRSPGTKRAFYKGFLDRGRPAFSALEKEEKDYEINPCTECGYPTSAGVCSICRLKKQLQESLAEEAAKQENKDAE; encoded by the coding sequence ATGAAATGCAAGGTCTGCAAAGCAAAAGCTGTCGTTTCGCTACCCAGCCACAATGCCGCGTTCTGCGAAGAACATTATAATAATTTTTTCATGAAGCAGGTTGCACAAGGCATCAAAAACCGCAATCTCCTTGAGCGTGACGACAAAGTGCTGGTCGCCCTTTCCGGCGGCAAGGATTCGCTGGGCCTCATGTACGCTCTGGCGGAACTGGGCTACGACGTGACCGGACTGCACATTGATCTGGGAATCTTCGATTCATCCGTCAAAGCCCGCACGGTGGTGGAAGATTTCTGCAAGGACAAAGGCTACCCGTTGCGGGTGGTGGAACTTGAGAAAGAAGGCGTGCCCATACCGCTGATCAAAAAGCACATCCGCCGTCCCATCTGCGCCATCTGCGGAAAATTCAAACGCCATTACTTCAACAAGGTCGCCATTGAAGAAGGTTACACCGCCCTTGCCACCGGACACAACCTTGATGACGAAGTTGCGCGTCTTTTTGCCAATACCCTGCGCTGGGATCAGGGCTACCTGTCCGATCAGGGGCCGGTACTGCCTGCTGAAAACGGCTTTGCCAAGAAGGTCAAACCGCTTTTCCGGGTTACAGAATATGAAAGCGCGGTCTTCTCTTTTCTTTCCGATATTCCGTACCATCACCTGCCCTGCCCCTACAGTTCCGGAGCCAGCTTCACCGGACACAAAATGCTCTGGCGGGATATGGAACTGCGCAGCCCCGGCACCAAGCGTGCTTTTTACAAGGGATTTCTGGACCGTGGCCGGCCCGCTTTCTCCGCTCTGGAAAAAGAAGAAAAGGATTACGAAATCAATCCCTGCACAGAATGCGGCTACCCCACCTCCGCAGGAGTCTGCTCCATTTGCAGGCTGAAAAAACAGCTGCAGGAGTCACTTGCAGAAGAAGCAGCCAAACAGGAAAACAAAGACGCGGAATAG
- a CDS encoding MoaD/ThiS family protein, with the protein MVIVTIEPEGQTVEYTKLNTVLQLLNKQGLHHTDTLVIRNGELITPDERIFQGDEIELRKVISVG; encoded by the coding sequence ATGGTAATTGTCACTATCGAACCGGAAGGCCAGACAGTAGAATACACAAAACTCAATACAGTCCTGCAGTTACTCAATAAACAGGGTCTGCACCACACTGATACACTGGTCATCCGTAACGGCGAGCTGATCACCCCGGATGAGCGGATTTTTCAGGGCGATGAAATAGAACTTAGAAAAGTAATTTCCGTAGGTTAA
- a CDS encoding SO_0444 family Cu/Zn efflux transporter produces the protein METLLSIIHESWDVLLESAPFMLLGFFIAGLLKAFVGPEFISRNLGSGKTSDVLKASILGVPIPLCSCGVIPAAAQLRQQGASKGATTSFLISTPETGVDSIAVTYALLDPVMAVFRPFAAFITAVVAGILVDRDDKKIEKESPKPIPDAVLLPQMEATQESSGCGCGSHSEHTHKESTCCDSGCGCGDGPAGQRPDSFMGRLSFGMKYSFGNLLQDIGLWFLGGVLLAGIFSALIPDGFIERNLGDGFFPLLIMLAAAVPLYVCATASTPIAAALALKGLSPGAALVFLLAGPATNAASFTVVAKLLGKRSAFIYLGSIIGCSLALGMVTNWLYYSLGLSITDWVQSGTEHGHGLLYTVCALILLALIAVPKVTALVKGESLQGCSQ, from the coding sequence ATCGAAACACTGCTTTCCATTATCCACGAATCATGGGACGTGCTGCTGGAGTCCGCACCTTTCATGCTTTTGGGATTCTTTATTGCCGGACTGCTCAAAGCTTTTGTGGGGCCGGAGTTCATTTCCCGCAATCTGGGTTCGGGAAAAACCAGCGATGTGCTCAAGGCTTCAATCCTCGGAGTGCCGATTCCCTTATGCAGTTGCGGAGTTATTCCGGCAGCAGCCCAGTTACGCCAGCAGGGGGCCAGCAAGGGTGCCACAACCTCCTTCCTTATTTCTACACCGGAGACAGGTGTGGATTCCATTGCCGTAACCTATGCGCTGCTGGACCCGGTAATGGCAGTATTCAGGCCTTTCGCCGCTTTCATTACTGCTGTAGTGGCGGGCATTCTGGTGGACAGAGACGATAAGAAAATAGAAAAAGAGAGCCCGAAGCCGATCCCGGATGCGGTACTGCTCCCCCAAATGGAAGCAACTCAGGAATCATCAGGCTGCGGGTGCGGTTCACACTCAGAACATACCCATAAAGAATCCACCTGTTGTGATTCCGGTTGCGGATGCGGTGACGGACCTGCAGGACAACGCCCCGACTCCTTCATGGGCAGGCTGTCCTTTGGAATGAAATATTCATTCGGCAATCTGCTGCAGGATATCGGATTATGGTTCCTCGGCGGTGTGTTGCTGGCCGGGATATTCAGCGCGCTCATCCCGGACGGTTTCATTGAAAGAAACCTCGGTGACGGATTCTTCCCCCTGCTGATCATGTTGGCGGCGGCAGTCCCTCTTTATGTCTGCGCAACAGCATCCACGCCTATTGCGGCGGCACTGGCTCTGAAAGGACTTTCACCCGGTGCAGCCCTTGTTTTCCTGCTGGCCGGACCTGCAACAAACGCGGCATCTTTCACCGTGGTCGCAAAGCTGCTCGGCAAACGCTCAGCTTTCATCTATCTCGGTTCAATTATAGGCTGCTCCCTCGCATTGGGAATGGTCACCAACTGGCTTTACTATTCGCTGGGTTTAAGCATTACCGACTGGGTGCAATCCGGCACCGAACACGGGCACGGCCTGCTTTACACCGTTTGCGCGCTCATTCTGCTTGCCTTAATCGCTGTTCCCAAGGTAACAGCTTTAGTGAAAGGTGAATCATTGCAGGGTTGTTCACAATAA
- a CDS encoding metalloregulator ArsR/SmtB family transcription factor, whose product MPSKSDCCTTHNPTPGAVELVKSKCCPKETMNDLAATFKIMGEPVRIRILHALSISNLCVCDLSELLEMTHSAVSHQLRILRTARMVRFEKDGRRAIYSLNDKHVEIIMQTALAHMQGHGCDVPQGAK is encoded by the coding sequence ATGCCGAGTAAATCAGACTGCTGCACCACCCACAACCCCACTCCCGGAGCGGTTGAACTGGTGAAAAGCAAATGTTGTCCCAAGGAAACAATGAACGATCTGGCCGCCACCTTCAAAATCATGGGCGAACCGGTCAGGATCAGAATACTGCACGCCTTGTCCATCAGCAATCTCTGCGTCTGCGATTTGTCAGAACTTCTGGAGATGACCCACTCCGCAGTATCCCATCAACTGCGCATACTCCGGACCGCCCGCATGGTCCGTTTTGAAAAAGACGGGCGTAGAGCCATATACAGCCTCAATGATAAACACGTTGAAATAATTATGCAGACCGCGCTGGCCCATATGCAGGGCCATGGCTGCGATGTGCCGCAAGGAGCGAAATAA
- the trpS gene encoding tryptophan--tRNA ligase, with the protein MSKTNNRIVSGMRPTGRLHLGHYFGVLVNWVRIQEDHECYFFVADWHAMTSEYSDPRKISGFVPELVKDWIAAGLDPEKCVIFHQSQVKEHIELHLILSMLTPLGWLERNPTYKEIKQELVQKELNTYGFLGYPVLMASDILMYKPSLVPVGQDQLPHLELTREIARRFNHLNGEYFPEPNAMLTEDAKLPGLDGRKMSKSYNNGIYLGEPMEEVKPKVMSMLTDQNRLRKSDPGDPEVCNLYPYHKLLTDAETCAEIEEGCRNASRGCVECKKLLAENMAKFLEPMQERRRHLDENPQLVWDILNDGTKKAQAKAKENMDEIRELIGFKF; encoded by the coding sequence ATGAGCAAGACAAACAATCGCATAGTTTCAGGCATGAGGCCCACCGGACGTTTGCACCTTGGACACTACTTCGGTGTTCTGGTCAACTGGGTCAGGATTCAGGAAGATCACGAATGTTATTTCTTTGTTGCCGACTGGCACGCTATGACCAGTGAGTATTCCGACCCCCGCAAGATTTCCGGCTTTGTACCCGAGTTGGTCAAGGATTGGATTGCTGCCGGGCTTGATCCTGAAAAATGTGTGATTTTTCACCAGTCTCAGGTTAAGGAACACATTGAGCTGCACCTGATCCTCTCCATGCTGACCCCGCTGGGCTGGCTGGAAAGGAACCCCACCTACAAGGAAATCAAGCAGGAGCTGGTCCAGAAGGAACTGAACACTTACGGTTTTCTCGGGTACCCTGTACTCATGGCTTCCGATATCCTGATGTACAAGCCTTCGCTTGTTCCCGTAGGGCAGGATCAGCTGCCCCATCTGGAGCTGACCCGCGAAATCGCCCGTCGCTTCAACCACCTGAACGGTGAATATTTTCCCGAGCCCAACGCCATGCTCACCGAGGACGCCAAACTGCCCGGTCTCGACGGTCGTAAAATGTCCAAGAGCTACAACAACGGCATCTACCTCGGCGAACCCATGGAAGAGGTTAAGCCCAAAGTCATGTCCATGCTTACTGACCAGAACAGGCTCCGCAAGTCCGATCCGGGCGATCCTGAAGTCTGTAACCTCTATCCTTACCACAAGCTGCTCACCGATGCTGAGACCTGTGCCGAGATCGAGGAAGGCTGCCGTAATGCCAGCCGTGGTTGTGTGGAATGTAAGAAGCTGCTGGCTGAGAACATGGCCAAGTTCCTTGAGCCCATGCAGGAACGCCGCCGCCATCTGGATGAAAATCCACAGCTGGTCTGGGATATCCTCAACGACGGCACCAAGAAAGCTCAGGCCAAAGCCAAAGAGAACATGGACGAGATCAGGGAATTGATCGGCTTTAAATTCTAA
- a CDS encoding response regulator, which translates to MAQKTILVVDDEKHIRMLYREELEAGGYKVATSDGTEEILAVIGRENPDLVVLDIKLGINRSGLDLLQEIRQEDQELPVILSTAYDSFKHDMKSIAADHYVVKSVDLSELKEKVEQALG; encoded by the coding sequence ATGGCTCAGAAGACAATTTTAGTCGTTGACGACGAAAAGCATATACGGATGCTCTATCGAGAAGAGCTGGAAGCCGGGGGATACAAGGTGGCCACATCTGACGGCACTGAAGAGATCCTTGCGGTCATCGGGCGTGAGAATCCTGATCTTGTCGTCCTTGATATCAAGCTCGGTATCAACCGTTCCGGTTTGGACCTGTTGCAGGAGATCAGGCAGGAGGATCAGGAGCTTCCGGTTATCCTAAGTACTGCTTACGACAGCTTTAAGCATGATATGAAGTCCATTGCGGCGGATCATTATGTGGTCAAATCCGTTGATTTGAGCGAACTGAAGGAAAAGGTTGAGCAGGCTTTGGGGTAG
- a CDS encoding putative molybdenum carrier protein yields MERPAEYGIKKYASCKKCSYTAPLASFGRKAGLFPDYLKLICPECGVESEAESCSFLKGPQHPPAGMTIVSGGQTGVDRGALDAAIELGIPHRGWCPKGRKAEDGPIPARYNMRETIGWQYWIRTEKNVLDSDGTLIFPGEKESKGTALTVRLARKHGKPLAVVDPNSPDAVETIRAWIAANNIGIMNVAGPRESGAPGISRKIRELLYSLLAIRQEQKQTFQEASSAYLYSAVCEYRHNPVQPAAG; encoded by the coding sequence ATGGAAAGACCAGCTGAATACGGAATTAAAAAATACGCCAGTTGCAAAAAATGCTCATACACAGCTCCGCTTGCCTCATTCGGCAGGAAAGCGGGATTGTTTCCTGATTATTTAAAATTGATCTGCCCTGAATGCGGGGTGGAGTCAGAAGCTGAGAGCTGTTCATTTTTAAAAGGACCGCAGCATCCGCCCGCAGGGATGACCATTGTTTCCGGCGGGCAGACCGGAGTGGACCGGGGCGCGCTTGACGCCGCCATTGAACTGGGCATTCCCCACCGGGGCTGGTGCCCGAAAGGCCGCAAGGCAGAAGACGGCCCCATTCCCGCACGCTACAACATGCGTGAGACAATCGGCTGGCAATACTGGATCAGAACGGAAAAGAATGTGCTCGATTCAGACGGAACCCTTATCTTTCCCGGTGAAAAGGAATCCAAAGGCACCGCTTTAACCGTCAGGCTGGCCCGCAAGCATGGTAAGCCGCTTGCCGTGGTTGATCCGAACAGCCCCGACGCAGTAGAAACCATCAGGGCATGGATAGCAGCAAATAATATCGGGATAATGAATGTGGCCGGCCCAAGAGAAAGCGGGGCTCCGGGCATAAGCCGAAAGATACGGGAATTATTGTACAGCCTGCTGGCTATCCGGCAGGAACAAAAACAGACGTTTCAAGAAGCAAGTTCAGCCTATCTATACTCTGCTGTATGCGAATATCGTCACAATCCAGTGCAGCCTGCCGCAGGTTGA
- a CDS encoding site-2 protease family protein, with the protein MFDIANTIKEISILALPFLLAITCHEAAHGFAAYLLGDPTAKQAGRLTLNPIKHLDPMGTLALVLTRMIGWAKPVPVNPMYFKNPQRDMMIVALAGPAANMALAVMFSIVVKVILSLDVNSMSPLMLKVLEPSVMIANAGVIINLALCFFNLLPIPPLDGSKIIAGFLPREAAFKFMSFRYGFIIVIVLAMLGLLGEIIRPAMGFFYNFLVH; encoded by the coding sequence ATGTTCGATATCGCCAATACAATCAAAGAAATAAGCATCCTTGCTTTACCTTTTCTGCTGGCAATCACCTGCCATGAAGCTGCTCACGGCTTTGCTGCATACCTTTTGGGTGATCCCACGGCCAAACAGGCCGGACGCCTTACCTTGAATCCCATTAAGCATCTTGACCCCATGGGGACTTTAGCCCTTGTGCTGACCCGCATGATCGGCTGGGCCAAGCCTGTTCCGGTCAATCCCATGTATTTCAAAAATCCGCAGCGGGATATGATGATTGTCGCTCTGGCTGGTCCGGCGGCAAACATGGCACTTGCGGTAATGTTCTCAATTGTCGTAAAGGTGATTCTTTCACTTGATGTGAATTCCATGTCGCCGCTGATGCTCAAGGTTCTTGAGCCGTCGGTGATGATTGCCAATGCCGGGGTTATCATCAATCTGGCTTTGTGTTTTTTCAATCTTCTGCCTATCCCGCCGCTGGACGGCAGTAAGATCATAGCCGGGTTCCTGCCCCGCGAGGCCGCATTCAAGTTTATGTCCTTCCGGTACGGTTTCATTATCGTCATCGTGCTGGCAATGCTCGGACTGCTCGGCGAAATAATTCGCCCGGCCATGGGTTTTTTCTATAATTTTCTGGTTCACTAG